A window of Chitinophaga sp. MM2321 contains these coding sequences:
- a CDS encoding pirin family protein — MEKKILHILEGREKHITDTEVVRQSLPTMQFRFANPFIVVHHMPPKYHAPGSPEDRLHPHPHRGFAPVTFMLQGQGFHRDSTGNAMTVSAGDVQWMFAGKGILHSEGPSAEFLRTGGNYELLQLWFNVPAAHKWEDPWYQYITGADMPLVAMADGIHLSLISGEYDNRVGPLQNFTPITAIWGSITVDKSVTLKATPGYWTLLYVIDGSILVNGTTVKGYHLVVFDKEDDQPDIRITALENTRLLYLSAEPIDEPVAAKDNFVMNTAAEVDQAIADYKNGLFGSLK; from the coding sequence ATGGAGAAGAAGATCCTGCACATCCTCGAAGGACGTGAAAAGCATATTACAGATACGGAAGTAGTACGGCAGTCGCTGCCAACGATGCAGTTCCGTTTTGCTAATCCGTTTATTGTGGTGCATCATATGCCGCCAAAATACCATGCACCGGGATCTCCGGAAGACAGGTTACATCCGCATCCGCACCGCGGCTTTGCACCCGTTACTTTCATGTTGCAGGGGCAGGGCTTTCACCGCGACAGTACCGGCAATGCCATGACTGTCTCCGCCGGTGATGTGCAATGGATGTTTGCCGGGAAAGGGATCCTGCATAGTGAAGGCCCCTCCGCTGAGTTTTTGCGTACCGGCGGTAACTACGAACTCTTACAACTCTGGTTCAACGTACCGGCTGCACATAAATGGGAAGATCCCTGGTATCAGTATATTACCGGTGCCGATATGCCGCTCGTAGCGATGGCAGACGGGATACATCTCAGTCTCATCAGCGGGGAGTATGACAACAGGGTTGGTCCCTTGCAGAATTTTACACCTATCACGGCTATCTGGGGAAGCATAACAGTAGATAAGTCGGTTACTTTAAAAGCAACGCCCGGTTACTGGACGCTGCTCTATGTAATTGATGGCAGCATACTGGTAAACGGTACCACCGTAAAAGGGTATCACCTGGTTGTATTTGATAAGGAAGATGACCAGCCCGATATCCGGATTACGGCCCTCGAAAATACACGACTGCTCTATCTCAGCGCCGAACCGATCGACGAACCCGTTGCAGCAAAAGACAACTTTGTCATGAATACAGCTGCGGAAGTGGATCAGGCCATCGCTGATTATAAAAATGGATTATTTGGGTCCCTGAAATAG
- a CDS encoding beta-N-acetylhexosaminidase yields MLKLQSIVAGSLLLLLSLTTIRLQAVNIIPQPSEVKTASGTFTLSGATAIVAGKSTKEAQQLQQALQEAAGLDLALRPSAKSNFIRLSLNEKLKKELGTEGYLLNVQPGSITITAPTSTGIFYGIQSLRQLVKANGNTYTIDAVSIKDKPRFGWRAFLLDEGRYFKGAAAVKQLLDEMALLKMNTFQWHLTEDQGWRIEIKKYPLLTKVGGRRDSTQIGSWKGAITFDGKPHEGFYTQEQIKDIIAYAAERHITIVPEIEMPGHSAAAIAAYPWLGTNKQPITVPTKFGVQYDVFNVSDPKVVAFLQDVLQEVIDLFPTSKVIHIGGDEVKYDQWKADAGVQAYMKQHNLATPADLQIAFTNNISNYLAGKNRRMMGWNEIMGAKLHEYNDEMKDGAKEKLAQGTVVQFWKGDLKLITDAVSKGYDVVNSYHSMTYLDYDYKSISLEKAYSFDPIPEGLDPKYHAKILGSGCQMWGEWIPDVAAMNRMVYPRLAAYAEDAWTLPANKNFSNFRTALAYFYDRWHKEGIVAHQ; encoded by the coding sequence ATGTTAAAACTACAATCCATTGTGGCAGGCAGCCTACTGCTGCTACTCTCTCTAACAACAATCCGGTTGCAGGCAGTGAACATTATACCGCAACCCTCCGAAGTAAAAACAGCTTCTGGGACCTTTACATTATCCGGCGCCACCGCTATTGTAGCAGGCAAAAGCACCAAAGAGGCCCAACAACTGCAACAGGCATTACAGGAAGCTGCCGGTCTTGACCTGGCGTTACGGCCTTCCGCCAAAAGCAATTTTATCCGCTTATCGCTCAATGAAAAGCTGAAAAAAGAACTGGGAACCGAAGGCTATCTGCTGAATGTACAACCAGGCAGCATCACCATCACGGCTCCTACTTCCACCGGCATCTTTTATGGTATCCAATCACTCCGGCAGCTGGTAAAGGCTAACGGTAATACCTATACGATTGATGCAGTCAGTATAAAAGACAAACCCCGCTTCGGCTGGAGAGCCTTTTTACTGGATGAAGGCCGCTACTTCAAAGGCGCTGCTGCGGTAAAACAGTTGCTGGATGAAATGGCGCTGTTGAAAATGAATACCTTTCAGTGGCACCTGACCGAAGACCAGGGCTGGCGGATAGAGATCAAAAAATATCCCCTGCTCACAAAAGTAGGTGGCCGCCGCGACTCCACCCAGATAGGCAGCTGGAAAGGCGCTATTACTTTCGACGGTAAACCACATGAAGGCTTCTACACACAGGAGCAGATCAAAGATATTATTGCCTACGCCGCCGAAAGACATATCACCATTGTACCTGAAATTGAAATGCCCGGCCATTCTGCCGCCGCTATTGCTGCGTACCCATGGCTTGGCACCAACAAACAACCTATTACTGTTCCCACCAAATTCGGGGTGCAATATGATGTTTTCAATGTCAGTGATCCTAAAGTGGTGGCCTTTTTACAGGATGTACTCCAGGAAGTTATTGACCTATTCCCCACCTCCAAAGTGATCCATATTGGCGGTGATGAAGTGAAATATGATCAGTGGAAAGCAGATGCAGGCGTACAGGCTTATATGAAACAACACAACCTTGCTACTCCGGCCGATTTACAGATAGCCTTCACGAATAATATTTCCAATTACCTCGCTGGTAAAAACCGTCGCATGATGGGATGGAATGAGATCATGGGCGCCAAACTTCATGAATACAATGATGAGATGAAAGACGGTGCCAAAGAAAAGCTGGCACAAGGCACCGTTGTACAATTCTGGAAAGGCGACCTGAAACTGATTACCGACGCGGTTTCCAAAGGATACGATGTGGTTAACTCCTATCATTCCATGACCTACCTCGATTATGATTACAAGTCCATTTCACTGGAAAAAGCATATAGCTTTGATCCCATCCCCGAAGGACTGGATCCTAAATATCATGCAAAAATACTGGGTAGTGGCTGCCAGATGTGGGGTGAATGGATTCCCGATGTAGCTGCCATGAACAGAATGGTATATCCTCGCCTCGCCGCCTATGCAGAAGATGCCTGGACCTTACCTGCCAATAAAAACTTTAGTAATTTCCGTACAGCACTCGCTTATTTTTATGACAGATGGCATAAGGAAGGAATTGTAGCGCACCAGTAA
- a CDS encoding DUF4132 domain-containing protein: protein MPYTKEHLLPLVEKLEQLYDYDNIEVYVQAGIDFLTGRTITVPEFQEEEAARLMSIFISLLRLPDQWEDNDRLVLQLIAPPLTWQHCSETFLLHVVPLMDAPGTSSSIVLRFSYFTSFLQQRGCTPEEIGSFLISYSGDGNNFDLAPLKFTPLRKFLQDLIKSAEWNIVDAYLRTWKNKGWNSLFFRLLSKGHPDREMDYLENILLQPGKDYVNYELSRTLLQTNADKYLPLIEKATGHLSALPDYSGQLTGYYLLAGHQPEKYNTLLVNAAYTYLREYYSSMAGHAYRQQQAAMKGSADLLPPDVIAVKELLLQDKNPAIHYLDQYLTEKKYLHQDVFNTILELLQEQAAPLLLKALENDYDARQVLPLLTQLNQSLYLEQLWDFTLHKLKSVRTLVAVILADHPQALEKAGELLLHRKADQRLTAVQILCKLHTPAAKTLLQQALHKEINDDARDLMLDALGDPITGDDDAVTTAQLVTFAKKRGKLSKPLETWLDVAALPPLFLQDDSTLPPDMMRFLLYRMSRITAMQPDVEARPLLRLIDRSRSGDFAAHLLKLYTDKAGDVRLKYLLALAALVGDEQLADHLYSCICQWIAEKRLKIAEQGVAALVLHGSNNALRAVEFLSRKYRVRKSSVGAAALAGLENAAEELGISIHELGDRIVPDFGFKNLSRSFAVKGDIYRVYIDNNFKPAFINSNDRRLKSIPTATPVAIKDAFKALGKEVAEVAKLQSLRLEQYLVEQRKWKAAQWQQCFLHNPIMFVCANRLLWAIYDRHDKLITCFLCRENGRLTGLQQEQITIPEDATVRILHPLYLDTATGEQWKQQLAALRIILLFPQLDKPEETAPPVLYQETTTDTAISPDKPVLV, encoded by the coding sequence ATGCCGTACACGAAAGAGCATTTACTACCTCTTGTTGAGAAACTGGAACAGCTTTATGACTATGACAACATCGAAGTATACGTACAGGCGGGAATAGATTTCCTTACCGGACGAACAATCACTGTACCCGAATTTCAGGAGGAGGAAGCGGCGCGACTGATGAGCATTTTCATTTCATTGCTGCGCCTACCCGATCAATGGGAGGATAACGACCGTCTCGTACTACAACTCATAGCACCACCGCTAACCTGGCAGCATTGCAGCGAAACATTTCTGTTGCATGTGGTACCACTCATGGATGCTCCCGGCACCTCTTCCTCTATTGTACTGCGTTTCAGCTATTTTACCAGCTTCCTGCAACAGCGGGGATGCACACCGGAGGAAATCGGCTCTTTCCTGATCAGCTACTCCGGAGATGGCAACAACTTTGACCTGGCACCGCTGAAGTTCACCCCCCTGCGCAAATTTCTGCAGGACCTGATCAAAAGTGCGGAATGGAATATCGTCGATGCCTATCTCCGTACCTGGAAAAACAAAGGCTGGAACTCCCTGTTCTTCCGGCTCCTTTCCAAAGGCCACCCGGACCGGGAAATGGACTACCTGGAAAATATTCTCCTCCAACCCGGCAAAGATTATGTCAACTACGAATTATCACGGACATTGCTGCAAACCAATGCAGACAAGTATCTGCCGCTCATTGAAAAAGCCACCGGCCACCTGTCTGCACTACCTGATTATTCCGGACAACTCACCGGTTATTATCTGCTGGCTGGTCATCAACCGGAAAAATATAATACACTGCTGGTAAATGCCGCCTATACATACCTCCGGGAATATTACAGCAGCATGGCCGGTCACGCCTACCGGCAACAGCAGGCAGCCATGAAAGGCAGTGCAGACTTACTTCCACCGGACGTAATAGCGGTAAAGGAACTCCTGCTACAGGATAAAAACCCCGCTATTCATTACCTGGATCAATATCTCACAGAAAAAAAATACCTCCACCAGGATGTATTTAATACCATACTGGAACTGCTGCAGGAACAGGCTGCACCCCTACTTTTAAAGGCACTGGAAAATGACTATGATGCCCGGCAGGTACTGCCGCTGCTCACACAATTAAACCAGTCGCTTTACCTGGAACAGCTGTGGGACTTCACCCTGCACAAACTAAAATCAGTTCGTACCCTCGTAGCCGTTATACTGGCAGATCATCCGCAGGCGCTGGAAAAAGCAGGTGAGCTATTGCTGCACCGCAAAGCCGATCAACGGCTCACCGCCGTACAAATCCTATGCAAACTGCATACACCGGCAGCAAAAACATTGCTGCAACAGGCGCTGCATAAAGAAATCAATGACGACGCCCGTGACCTCATGCTGGATGCCCTCGGCGACCCGATCACCGGCGACGATGATGCTGTCACCACAGCACAGCTGGTAACCTTTGCAAAGAAAAGAGGCAAGCTCTCAAAACCACTGGAAACATGGCTGGACGTTGCCGCGCTGCCACCTTTGTTCTTACAGGACGACAGCACACTCCCCCCCGATATGATGCGTTTCCTGCTGTACCGCATGTCGCGCATAACAGCGATGCAGCCAGACGTGGAAGCCAGGCCCCTGCTACGTTTGATCGACAGATCCCGGAGTGGTGATTTTGCGGCACATCTCCTGAAATTATATACAGACAAAGCCGGTGATGTCAGGCTGAAATACCTGCTGGCATTGGCTGCACTGGTGGGAGACGAACAACTGGCAGACCATTTATACAGCTGTATCTGTCAATGGATAGCTGAAAAACGTTTAAAAATAGCCGAACAGGGCGTGGCCGCCCTCGTCCTCCATGGCAGCAATAATGCCCTGCGTGCCGTGGAATTTTTATCACGGAAATACCGCGTCCGGAAATCCAGCGTAGGTGCGGCAGCGTTAGCCGGCCTGGAAAACGCCGCTGAAGAACTGGGCATCAGCATCCATGAGCTGGGTGACCGCATTGTGCCTGACTTTGGCTTTAAAAATCTGTCCAGATCGTTTGCGGTGAAAGGGGATATTTACCGGGTGTATATTGACAACAACTTCAAACCGGCCTTTATCAACAGCAACGACCGCAGGTTGAAATCCATACCCACAGCAACTCCTGTCGCAATAAAAGATGCATTCAAAGCTCTTGGCAAAGAAGTAGCGGAAGTGGCGAAATTACAATCACTACGGCTGGAACAGTATCTCGTTGAGCAAAGGAAATGGAAGGCTGCGCAATGGCAGCAATGCTTCCTGCACAACCCCATCATGTTTGTTTGTGCCAACCGCTTGTTGTGGGCCATTTATGACAGGCATGATAAATTGATCACTTGTTTTCTTTGCAGGGAAAACGGTCGTCTCACCGGTCTTCAGCAGGAACAAATCACCATACCTGAAGATGCCACGGTGCGCATACTTCATCCGCTATACCTGGATACTGCAACCGGGGAACAATGGAAGCAACAGTTGGCAGCGTTGAGGATTATCCTCCTGTTCCCGCAGCTGGACAAACCAGAAGAAACAGCGCCGCCGGTACTTTACCAGGAAACTACAACGGACACGGCTATATCACCGGACAAACCCGTATTGGTGTAA
- a CDS encoding DUF59 domain-containing protein codes for MSESTLREQIEEVLKTVYDPEIPVNIWELGLVYEIKIKENNRIGIDMTLTAPGCPVAGDIIREVDEKVKSIEGVSDVDVHLTFDPPWTKEMMSEEARLELGFM; via the coding sequence ATGAGCGAATCAACGTTAAGAGAACAGATAGAAGAAGTACTGAAAACCGTTTACGATCCGGAAATACCGGTGAATATCTGGGAGCTGGGACTCGTCTACGAAATCAAAATAAAGGAAAACAACCGCATCGGTATTGATATGACCCTCACCGCACCAGGCTGCCCCGTGGCCGGCGACATTATCCGCGAAGTGGATGAGAAAGTGAAGAGTATCGAAGGCGTGTCTGATGTAGACGTACACCTCACCTTCGATCCACCCTGGACAAAAGAAATGATGAGCGAGGAAGCCAGGCTGGAATTGGGTTTCATGTAA
- a CDS encoding SufE family protein: MTINEIQEEIISDFTVMENWEDKYEYIIQLGKELPLIAEEYKTPENLIKGCQSRVWLHTELENGNLIFTGDSDAVITKGLVSLMIYVLSGHTPREIATADIYFIDAIGLSSHLSPTRSNGLLSMLKQMKLYAVAYQAKNNQS, encoded by the coding sequence ATGACGATTAACGAAATACAGGAAGAAATAATATCCGATTTTACGGTGATGGAGAACTGGGAAGATAAATATGAATATATCATCCAGCTGGGCAAGGAATTGCCGCTCATCGCAGAAGAATACAAAACACCGGAAAACCTGATCAAAGGCTGTCAGTCACGCGTGTGGCTGCATACAGAGCTGGAAAACGGCAACCTGATTTTTACCGGCGATAGCGATGCCGTTATTACAAAAGGACTGGTAAGCCTGATGATCTACGTACTTTCCGGACATACACCCCGGGAAATTGCAACAGCAGATATTTATTTTATCGACGCTATCGGCTTGAGCAGTCACCTCTCTCCCACCCGTTCCAATGGGTTGCTGAGCATGCTCAAACAAATGAAACTTTATGCGGTAGCCTATCAGGCAAAAAATAATCAGTCATGA
- a CDS encoding cysteine desulfurase gives MEHIANIVAADLDVMQIRKDFPILQQLVHGKPLVYLDNGATTQKPQVVIDTEARYYKEYNSNVHRGVHHLSQVATDAYEQARHIVAGYINAAHSHEIIFTKGTTDGINLVANTMSRRFLKAGDSVIISAMEHHSNIVPWQIACEESGATLKVIPINDQGELLMDAFEAMLDDTVKMIAVTYVSNTMGTINPVQDIITLAHARNIPVLIDAAQAIQHISIDVQALQPDFLAFSGHKIYGPTGTGVLYGTTEWLNKLPPYQGGGDMIKTVTFAKTIYNELPYKFEAGTPHIAGAIGLGAAIKYVQHTGISKIQQWEEQLLTYAMEQLRQIDGIRFIGDAAQRSGAISFLVHDIHPFDMGELLDQQGIAVRTGHHCTEPLMDRFKIPGTVRASLSFYNTMEEIDKLVAGIRRAASMLL, from the coding sequence ATGGAACATATTGCTAACATAGTAGCCGCTGACCTGGATGTAATGCAGATACGGAAAGATTTTCCGATCCTGCAGCAACTGGTGCATGGTAAGCCGCTGGTATACCTGGATAACGGGGCTACCACGCAGAAGCCACAGGTTGTAATAGATACAGAAGCCCGCTATTACAAGGAGTATAACAGCAATGTGCACCGTGGCGTACATCACCTGAGCCAGGTAGCTACCGATGCATATGAACAGGCCCGTCACATAGTGGCCGGCTATATCAATGCAGCGCATTCGCATGAGATCATTTTTACCAAAGGCACTACTGATGGTATCAACCTGGTAGCTAATACCATGAGCCGCCGTTTCCTGAAAGCCGGCGACAGTGTGATCATCTCTGCAATGGAACATCATTCCAATATTGTTCCCTGGCAGATCGCCTGTGAAGAAAGTGGCGCTACGCTGAAGGTAATACCGATCAACGATCAGGGCGAACTGCTCATGGATGCCTTCGAAGCCATGCTGGATGATACGGTGAAGATGATAGCAGTAACGTATGTTTCCAATACAATGGGCACCATTAACCCGGTGCAGGATATTATAACGTTGGCGCATGCACGGAATATACCAGTGCTGATAGATGCCGCACAGGCTATTCAGCATATCAGTATTGATGTACAGGCGCTGCAGCCGGATTTCCTCGCGTTTTCCGGTCACAAAATTTACGGCCCTACCGGTACCGGCGTGCTGTATGGCACCACGGAATGGCTCAACAAACTGCCTCCCTACCAGGGTGGCGGCGATATGATCAAGACTGTGACTTTTGCCAAAACGATTTATAACGAGCTTCCCTATAAATTTGAAGCAGGCACACCGCATATTGCAGGAGCGATTGGTTTAGGGGCTGCTATAAAATATGTACAGCATACCGGCATCAGCAAAATCCAGCAATGGGAAGAACAACTGCTGACCTATGCGATGGAGCAACTCCGCCAGATAGACGGTATCCGTTTTATCGGTGACGCTGCACAGCGAAGTGGCGCCATCTCCTTCCTGGTACATGATATTCACCCGTTTGATATGGGCGAACTGCTGGACCAGCAAGGTATTGCTGTCAGAACAGGCCACCACTGCACTGAACCGCTGATGGATCGCTTTAAGATCCCTGGCACCGTGCGGGCTTCTCTCTCCTTTTATAATACAATGGAAGAAATAGATAAACTGGTAGCAGGCATCAGGAGAGCTGCTTCCATGCTGTTGTAA
- the sufD gene encoding Fe-S cluster assembly protein SufD, translating into MTSDITLPFYKALTEDVNALVQHPAQDSLHITRCEALERFTALGLPTLKTEAWRYTNIQRYLKEYPYELLTTATPVAADVVNNVAIPQLDCYRIVLVNGHLQADQSELPIGKGITVGPMSAHTAAPGFVTYFNKQQHLVNEPLAALNTALFADGLYIELAANAVIDKPVHIVNVYTSSQHAFIQPRHLWVLNKNAAATIIESSVHPETTTVAFANSVLETVIDENAELWHYNVQQGDAGFREVHTTAAQQHTNSRYHHFNFTLPGTPFTRNNLSVALTGSYTETNLNGLYIANDNQHVDNHTFMDHLVPNCNSNELYKGVLLDAANGVFTGRILVHQEAQKTNAFQQNNNLLLGDKADINSQPQLEIYADDVKCSHGFTAGQFSEESMFYLRSRGIGEDAAKALMVNAFSHDITDEVKIPALQHYLQVQIAEIMNN; encoded by the coding sequence ATGACAAGCGATATTACATTGCCTTTTTATAAGGCGTTGACGGAAGATGTGAATGCACTGGTCCAGCACCCTGCGCAGGATTCGCTGCACATCACCCGCTGCGAGGCGCTGGAGCGTTTTACTGCGTTGGGACTCCCTACGCTTAAAACAGAAGCATGGCGCTATACCAATATTCAGCGTTACCTGAAAGAGTATCCCTATGAATTACTCACCACTGCTACTCCGGTAGCTGCCGATGTAGTGAATAATGTCGCGATACCACAACTGGATTGCTACCGCATTGTGCTGGTAAACGGACACCTGCAGGCAGATCAGTCTGAATTACCAATCGGTAAAGGCATTACTGTAGGCCCCATGAGTGCGCACACAGCTGCCCCCGGCTTTGTCACCTATTTTAATAAACAGCAACACCTGGTAAATGAGCCACTGGCAGCCCTGAATACAGCCCTCTTTGCGGATGGCCTGTACATTGAACTGGCAGCCAATGCGGTGATAGATAAACCGGTACATATCGTTAACGTATACACGTCATCACAGCATGCATTTATCCAGCCCCGCCACTTATGGGTACTGAATAAAAATGCTGCTGCTACCATCATTGAAAGCTCCGTACATCCTGAAACCACCACCGTGGCTTTTGCCAACAGTGTACTGGAAACAGTGATTGACGAAAACGCTGAACTGTGGCACTACAATGTGCAGCAGGGAGATGCCGGCTTCCGTGAAGTACACACCACCGCCGCACAACAGCATACTAACAGCCGTTACCATCATTTTAATTTCACCCTGCCCGGCACCCCGTTCACCCGCAACAACCTGAGTGTAGCGTTAACCGGCAGTTATACCGAAACGAATCTGAACGGCCTGTACATTGCCAACGACAACCAGCACGTAGATAACCATACTTTTATGGATCACCTGGTACCGAACTGTAACAGCAATGAACTGTACAAAGGCGTATTACTGGACGCTGCCAACGGTGTGTTTACCGGCAGAATCCTCGTACACCAGGAAGCACAGAAAACAAACGCCTTCCAACAGAACAACAACCTGTTGCTGGGTGATAAAGCAGATATTAACTCTCAGCCTCAGCTGGAAATATATGCAGATGATGTGAAATGCAGCCATGGTTTTACCGCCGGCCAGTTCAGCGAAGAATCCATGTTTTACCTGCGCTCCCGCGGTATCGGCGAAGATGCGGCGAAAGCACTGATGGTAAATGCATTCTCGCACGATATTACAGACGAGGTGAAGATTCCTGCCCTGCAACATTACTTGCAGGTGCAGATTGCAGAGATCATGAATAACTAA
- the sufC gene encoding Fe-S cluster assembly ATPase SufC: MLTIKNLHAEVEGKQILKGINLEINKGEMHAIMGPNGSGKSSLASVLAGRTNYTVTEGEVWFNGKNLLELSPEDRAREGVFLAFQYPVEIPGVSNLNFLKTAMNEIRTYKGLPPLEAREFLKLSKEKQQLVDFNANLMSRSLNEGFSGGEKKRNEIFQLAMLDPKLAILDETDSGLDIDALRIVSNGVNTLRDAEKSFIVITHYQRLLEYIVPDFVHVLYNGRIIKTGTKELALELEERGYDWLKEELHLKESV, from the coding sequence ATGCTGACGATTAAAAATCTGCACGCAGAAGTAGAAGGGAAACAAATACTGAAAGGCATTAACCTCGAAATAAACAAAGGAGAAATGCATGCCATCATGGGACCCAACGGTTCCGGCAAAAGCTCACTGGCTTCTGTCCTGGCGGGTCGTACCAACTATACTGTTACCGAAGGTGAAGTATGGTTCAATGGTAAAAATCTGCTGGAACTGTCTCCGGAAGACCGCGCCCGCGAAGGTGTATTTCTCGCGTTTCAATACCCGGTGGAAATCCCCGGTGTATCCAACCTCAACTTTCTGAAAACCGCGATGAATGAAATCCGGACCTACAAAGGCCTCCCACCCCTGGAAGCCAGAGAGTTCCTGAAGTTGTCAAAAGAAAAACAACAGCTGGTAGACTTTAACGCCAACCTGATGAGCCGCTCCCTGAACGAAGGATTCAGCGGTGGTGAAAAGAAACGTAACGAAATATTCCAACTGGCCATGCTGGATCCCAAACTGGCCATCCTGGATGAAACAGATTCAGGACTGGATATCGATGCACTACGCATTGTTTCAAATGGTGTAAACACCCTGCGTGATGCGGAAAAATCTTTCATTGTCATCACTCACTACCAACGCTTACTTGAATATATCGTGCCTGACTTCGTACACGTATTGTACAACGGCCGTATTATCAAGACCGGTACCAAAGAACTGGCACTGGAGCTGGAAGAAAGAGGATACGACTGGCTGAAAGAGGAATTACATTTGAAAGAATCGGTATAA
- the sufB gene encoding Fe-S cluster assembly protein SufB, which yields MMNSNEIIDDIATKEYEFGFTTDIEMDIAPPGLNEDIIRFISAKKNEPEWLLEWRLKGFAAFKKMSFPKWQHFEMPKLDLQALSYYAAPRKKKQLNSLDEVDPELLATFAKLGIPLNEQKALSGVAVDAVFDSVSVATTFKGKLKEMGIIFSSFGEAVQEHPDLVKKYLGTVVPHSDNIFAALNAAVFSDGSFTYIPKGVRCPMELSTYFRINAQNTGQFERTLIIADENSYVSYLEGCTAPMRDENQLHAAVVELIAMDHAEIKYSTVQNWYPGDKDGKGGIFNFVTKRGICKGNASKISWTQVETGSAITWKYPSVILQGDYSEGEFYSVAVVRNKQIADTGTKIHHIGKGTKSRIISKGISAGHGDNSYRGLVAVGPRAENARNFTQCDSLLIGNECGSHTFPYIESRNKTAMIEHEATTSKIGEDQIFYLNARGIDTEKAVALIVNGYVKEVLNQLPMEFAVEAQKLLSITLEGSVG from the coding sequence ATGATGAACAGTAACGAAATAATAGATGATATAGCCACAAAGGAGTATGAGTTTGGCTTTACCACCGATATTGAAATGGACATAGCTCCGCCGGGGCTGAATGAAGATATCATCCGTTTTATTTCTGCTAAAAAGAATGAGCCGGAATGGCTGCTGGAATGGCGTTTAAAAGGATTCGCCGCATTTAAGAAAATGTCGTTCCCCAAGTGGCAACATTTTGAAATGCCCAAACTGGACCTGCAGGCGCTCTCCTATTACGCAGCACCGCGTAAGAAGAAACAACTCAACAGCCTGGATGAAGTAGATCCCGAACTGCTGGCAACTTTCGCAAAACTGGGCATTCCGCTGAATGAACAGAAAGCGTTAAGCGGCGTTGCTGTAGATGCTGTATTCGACAGTGTTTCTGTAGCTACTACCTTTAAAGGCAAGCTGAAAGAAATGGGTATTATATTCAGCTCGTTCGGTGAAGCTGTACAGGAACATCCTGACCTGGTAAAAAAATACCTGGGCACCGTAGTGCCTCACTCTGATAATATCTTTGCTGCATTGAATGCCGCGGTTTTCTCCGATGGTTCATTTACCTACATTCCTAAAGGCGTTCGTTGCCCGATGGAACTGAGCACTTACTTCCGTATCAATGCACAGAACACCGGCCAGTTTGAACGTACACTGATCATTGCTGATGAAAACAGTTATGTAAGTTACCTCGAAGGCTGTACAGCTCCCATGCGGGATGAAAATCAACTGCATGCCGCTGTAGTGGAGTTAATAGCCATGGATCATGCAGAAATCAAATACTCTACCGTACAAAACTGGTATCCCGGTGATAAAGACGGTAAAGGCGGTATCTTCAACTTTGTTACCAAAAGAGGGATCTGCAAAGGCAACGCCAGCAAGATCTCCTGGACACAGGTAGAAACCGGCTCCGCTATTACCTGGAAATATCCCAGCGTAATCCTGCAGGGCGATTATTCCGAAGGCGAATTTTACTCCGTAGCGGTAGTACGCAACAAACAGATTGCAGATACCGGCACAAAAATCCATCATATCGGTAAAGGCACTAAAAGCCGGATCATTTCAAAAGGAATCTCCGCAGGACATGGCGACAATAGTTACCGTGGACTGGTAGCGGTAGGGCCACGCGCTGAAAATGCACGTAACTTTACCCAGTGCGATTCCCTCCTGATTGGCAACGAATGCGGTTCTCATACATTTCCGTATATAGAATCCCGCAACAAAACGGCCATGATCGAGCACGAAGCCACTACGTCCAAAATCGGGGAAGACCAGATCTTTTACCTGAATGCACGTGGTATTGATACGGAGAAAGCAGTAGCCCTTATCGTAAACGGCTATGTGAAGGAAGTATTAAACCAGCTACCCATGGAATTTGCCGTGGAAGCACAGAAACTTTTATCTATTACACTTGAAGGAAGCGTTGGATAA